The sequence CGCGTCCGGAAACAGCGGGCGGCCTGCCGCTCATACTGCTCGCACTGGCCGGCGCGCTCATCGCGGTCGGCGTGATCGTGTTTTTCGTGCTGCGCCGCCGCGCCGCGAGCGCCTGAGCTTCGCCAGCAGCTCGGTGCGATCGAGCGCCCGGATCCCGGTGCGCGAGCGCAGCACTTCGGTCTCGAGCGCCCGGAGGCCCCGGCGCTGAGTCTCCCAGTGAAACAGGGGGCCGGCCGCGCGCGGCGCGAGCCAGCGAAAGTCGTCGTGCTCGCGGGACAGCCGCACCGCTTCTCCGGCGCCGACCTCGCACGCGAACAGCGGTAGAGCGGCCAGTCGCTCGTTCGCCGACTCGAACCAGACCGACAGCGTTTCCAGCCCCCACCACCGCCGGGGTTCGAGCCCGGTCTCCTCGCGGACCTCGCGGGCGGCGGCGACCAGCGCCGGCTCGTTGCGG is a genomic window of Candidatus Sulfotelmatobacter sp. containing:
- a CDS encoding NUDIX domain-containing protein codes for the protein MIRLQVTHVEVYVFRRRRRRVEILCLHRAPGTPLPGAWQPITGRIRRNEPALVAAAREVREETGLEPRRWWGLETLSVWFESANERLAALPLFACEVGAGEAVRLSREHDDFRWLAPRAAGPLFHWETQRRGLRALETEVLRSRTGIRALDRTELLAKLRRSRRGGAARKTRSRRPR